In one Lolium rigidum isolate FL_2022 chromosome 3, APGP_CSIRO_Lrig_0.1, whole genome shotgun sequence genomic region, the following are encoded:
- the LOC124699370 gene encoding protein SMAX1-LIKE 3-like, producing MRAGGCAVQQALAAEAASVVRQAVTLARRRGHAQVTPLHVATAMLLPPAPAGLLRTACLRSHSHPLQCKALELCFNVALNRLPTASGAAAMFHQHRLGGTAPALSNALVAAFKRAQAHQRRGGAGDGIQQTAAPVIASKVELEQLIVSILDDPSVSRVMREAGFSSSQVKANVERAVSSSSPSGTNTTTATSTKESRGKSVSHNDAMRVLDCMASGAQRCLVVVGEGAEAAVKAVMDRVSKADLPYHQHERLKSVQFVPLSIASFRGLAKEEVEAKAGELRALLREACAAGKGVVLILEDLAYAAEAWQTRRGAESVHGGQSKQHYCPVEHAVMEVSGLVSGDSGSDGGRFWLIGFASSMVFMRCRVGQPSLETVWGIHPVVVPDGGGLVLSLSCTSEAQGSQQARRSTMGWPLVSSSAITGDSHLNCYANARTPSPEPSIPSWLRRYHDPYHTTPASSGGSNLEQLQDLWNPTRSGSATHHHTSELTLSFSSPLSSPEASSLSGYNTTNSIMMMSSSKPWHLEPRTPWPPNHHGAAIMTERRLDYHQLHTAANPSPESISVQSNSNSPDGGVTGERRRPKFTELTAENLKILSSTLEDGVPLHIKDVAAGVASTVLRCRSGMARRRETLTPTPSSATWLLFQGRDGDGKKAMALELAKFVFGSYNDFTSISSAGFTPVHSGSSSGEFAGKRQRSPDYEHGYPQRFYEVIHENPRRVVMIEDIEQLDTGSEISIKKAIESGRLRDCNGNEVSLEDAIVVLSCEAFDSRSRASSPRVKQRVSINNDGVEKKKMKPPCFSLDLNACAAADDDEDRDEEQKERLIDDVEISDVVDGVFFFRLAIGLSH from the exons ATGCGTGCCGGCGGCTGCGCGGTTCAGCAGgcgctggcggcggaggcggcgtccGTTGTGAGGCAGGCAGTGACACTGGCGCGGCGCCGCGGCCACGCGCAGGTCACTCCGCTCCACGTCGCCACCGCCATGCTACTCCCCCCTGCGCCGGCGGGGCTTCTCCGCACGGCCTGCCTCCGCTCCCACTCTCACCCTCTCCAGTGCAAAGCCCTTGAGCTCTGCTTCAACGTGGCGCTGAACCGCCTCCCCACCGCCTCCGGCGCGGCGGCCATGTTCCATCAACATCGGCTGGGCGGCACGGCCCCCGCCCTGTCCAACGCGCTCGTTGCCGCCTTCAAACGCGCACAAGCACACCAGCGTCGCGGGGGCGCGGGGGACGGTATCCAGCAGACAGCGGCGCCGGTGATCGCATCCAAGGTTGAGCTGGAGCAGCTCATTGTCTCCATCCTCGACGACCCGAGCGTGAGCCGCGTCATGCGCGAAGCCGGCTTCTCCAGCTCTCAGGTCAAGGCCAACGTCGAGAGGGCtgtctcgtcgtcgtcgccgtccgggACGAACACCACCACGGCAACCTCTACCAAAGAGTCAAGGGGAAAATCAGTCTCCCACAACGACGCCATGCGCGTGCTCGACTGCATGGCGAGCGGGGCGCAGCGGTGCTTGGTGGTCGTCGGCGAGGGCGCAGAGGCGGCGGTGAAGGCGGTGATGGACAGGGTGAGCAAGGCGGACCTCCCGTACCATCAACACGAGCGCCTCAAGAGCGTTCAGTTCGTGCCCCTCTCCATCGCGTCGTTCCGGGGCTTGgcgaaggaggaggtggaggccaaGGCCGGCGAGCTGCGCGCACTCCTGCGCGAGGCGTGCGCTGCCGGGAAGGGCGTCGTGCTCATCCTCGAGGACCTTGCCTACGCCGCGGAGGCCTGGCAGACGAGAAGAGGCGCGGAGAGCGTGCACGGCGGGCAGTCAAAGCAGCACTACTGCCCTGTAGAGCACGCCGTCATGGAGGTGAGCGGCTTGGTGTCCGGCGACTCTGGCTCTGACGGCGGAAGGTTCTGGCTGATAGGGTTTGCGAGCAGCATGGTGTTCATGAGGTGCAGGGTCGGGCAGCCGTCTCTAGAGACTGTCTGGGGGATCCACCCTGTCGTCGTGCCCGACGGCGGCGGCCTCGTGCTAAGCCTCAGCTGCACCAG TGAGGCGCAGGGTAGCCAGCAAGCGAGAAGATCGACAATGGGATGGCCTTTGGTCAGCAGCTCGGCCATTACAGGCGACAGCCACCTCAACTGCTACGCAAACGCACGGACGCCGTCGCCAGAGCCGAGCATACCGTCGTGGCTTCGCCGGTACCATGACCCATATCACAccacaccggcgagcagtggcggCAGCAATCTTGAGCAG CTGCAAGATCTATGGAATCCCACCCGCAGTGGATCGGCAACGCACCACCACACATCAGAGCTCACGCTGAGCTTCTCGTCCCCGTTATCATCTCCGGAGGCTTCTTCCCTCTCGGGCTACAACACCACCAACTCAATAATGATGATGAGCTCGTCCAAGCCATGGCATCTCGAGCCGAGGACACCGTGGCCGCCGAACCATCACGGCGCGGCGATAATGACGGAGAGGCGACTTGATTATCATCAGTTGCATACTGCAGCAAACCCTAGTCCGGAATCCATCTCGGTGCAGTCAAACTCCAACTCACCCGACGGAGGCGTCACAGGGGAACGCCGCCGGCCAAAGTTCACGGAACTCACGGCGGAGAACCTCAAGATCCTCAGCAGCACGCTCGAGGACGGCGTCCCGCTGCACATTAAGGACGTGGCAGCGGGCGTTGCGAGCACCGTGCTCCGATGCCGGTCCGGGATGGCGAGGCGGCGAGAGACTCTCACGCCGACGCCTAGCTCGGCCACGTGGCTGCTCTTCCAAGGGAGAGACGGCGATGGCAAGAAGGCCATGGCACTGGAGCTCGCGAAGTTCGTCTTCGGTTCCTATAATGACTTCACCTCCATCTCATCAGCCGGCTTCACCCCGGTGCACTCCGGTTCGAGCTCCGGCGAGTTTGCTGGCAAGAGGCAAAGATCGCCGGACTACGAGCATGGCTACCCGCAAAGATTCTACGAAGTGATACATGAGAACCCGCGCCGGGTGGTAATGATCGAAGACATTGAGCAGTTAGACACTGGCTCGGAAATCAGCATCAAGAAAGCGATTGAGAGTGGGAGGCTGAGAGACTGCAATGGCAATGAGGTCAGTCTAGAGGATGCCATCGTAGTGTTGAGCTGTGAAGCATTTGATTCAAGGTCTAGGGCTTCCTCCCCTAGGGTCAAGCAGAGGGTCAGCATCAATAACGATGGAGTGGAGAAAAAGAAAATGAAGCCGCCATGTTTTAGCTTGGATTTGAACGCCTGCGCAGcggccgatgatgatgaagatagaGATGAGGAGCAAAAAGAGAGATTAATTGATGATGTGGAGATCAGTGATGTTGTAGATGGTGTTTTCTTCTTCCGACTAGCTATAGGTTTGTCACACTAG